AGGCGGCGCGAGAACTCGGCATAGCCCGCCTGCACCCACGCCGGCAGGCGCCGGCCGACGGCCAGCAAATGGATGCGCATGCGCCGTTCCGCCGCCGTCAGACTTCGGCGGCCGCGACCGGCGCGACGTCCCAGAGCTTCTCGAGCTGGTAGAAAGCGCGCGCCTGGGCCTGCATGACGTGCACCACGACGTCGCCCAGATCCACCAGCACCCAGTCGCCCTGGCGTTGGCCTTCGGTACCGCGCGGCGGATGCCGGGCGGCCTTGGCACGCACGGCGACGCTCTGCGCCAGCGACTTCACGTGGCGGTCGGAACGGCCGGTGACGATCACCATGCGGTCGGTGATCGGCGTCAGCGCGCTCACGTCGAACACGCGGATGTCGAGGCCCTTCATGTCGTCCAGTGCCGCGACCACCAGATCGGTCAGCTCCTGTGTCTTCATCCTGCGCCTGCGGGTTTCGCGGTCATGTATAAAAGCCCTCCTGTCGGATGTCGGCCCAGACCGGGTCGGGGAGCAGATAGCGCGCGCTGCGCCCGGCCGCGGCCAGGGCGCGGATCTGGCTGGCCGCGATCGCCAGCGGCGTCACCACGCACTCGTGGATCAGACCGCCGCGCGCATCGCGCAGCCGCGCCGGGTCGCGCACGCCGCGTTCGGCCAGCCAGTTGCCCAGCGGCACGCCCAGCGCCACCTGCATCTGCGGGCGCGGCACCAGCACCAAATGCGCCAGCTCCAGCACCCGCTCCGGCTCGCGCCATTGCAGGAAGCCGGCGAAGGCGTCCATGCCCAGGATCAGGCACAGCGGCGTATCCGGCAGCTCGGCACGCAGGGCGCGCAGGGTGTCCACCGTGTACGACGGGCCCGCCCGCTCCAGCTCGCGCGTGTCCAGCACCAGGCCGGGCTCGTCCGCGATCGCAGCACGGATCCAGGCCGCGCGGCGCGCGCCGTCGGTACGCGTCGGGTCGCGATGCGGCGGGATGCCATTCGGCATCAGGCGCACTTCGGCCAGCCCCAGCGCCTCGCGCAGTTCGAGCGCGAGGCGCAGATGACCGTAGTGAATCGGATCGAAGGTGCCGCCGAGGATGCCGATGGGCGGTTTCAGTGCCACCGGTCGCGGATCGGCGTAGCTGCCGGGCTGTTTTGCATCACATCCAGTGTCGGAGTTCCTGGCACAAGTTTCAAGGGCCGCCGCCCAGCCAGCTATCTCACATGGCCATCGCCCAGCACCACGTACTTGAGCGAGGTCAGCCCCTCCAGCCCCACCGGGCCGCGCGCGTGCAGCTTGTCGGTGCTGATGCCGATCTCGGCGCCCAGGCCGTACTCGTAACCGTCGGCGAAGCGGGTCGAGGCGTTGATCATGACCGAGCTGGAATCCACCTCGCGCAGGAACTGGCGCGCGCGGCTCATGTTCTCGGTGACGATCGCATCGGTGTGCTGCGAGCCGTAGGTCGCGATGTGCTCGATGGCCGCGTCGATGCCCTCCACGATGCGGATCGACAGGATCGGCGCCAGGTACTCGGTGGCCCAGTCTTCCTCGGTCGCCGGCTTGGCGTCGGGCAGGATCGCGCGCGTGCGCTCGCAACCACGCAGCTCGACGCCGGCCTCGGTGTAGATGGTGGCCAGCTTGGGCAGCACGCGCGATGCGATGTCCTTGTGTACCAGCAGCGTTTCCATGGTATTGCAGGTACCGTAGCGCTGGGTCTTGGCATTGACCGCGACCGCGATCGCCTTTTCGACATCGGCCTGGTCATCGATATAGACGTGGCACACGCCGTGCAGGTGCTTGAGC
This sequence is a window from Nevskiales bacterium. Protein-coding genes within it:
- the rsfS gene encoding ribosome silencing factor — translated: MKTQELTDLVVAALDDMKGLDIRVFDVSALTPITDRMVIVTGRSDRHVKSLAQSVAVRAKAARHPPRGTEGQRQGDWVLVDLGDVVVHVMQAQARAFYQLEKLWDVAPVAAAEV
- the nadD gene encoding nicotinate-nucleotide adenylyltransferase, which encodes MALKPPIGILGGTFDPIHYGHLRLALELREALGLAEVRLMPNGIPPHRDPTRTDGARRAAWIRAAIADEPGLVLDTRELERAGPSYTVDTLRALRAELPDTPLCLILGMDAFAGFLQWREPERVLELAHLVLVPRPQMQVALGVPLGNWLAERGVRDPARLRDARGGLIHECVVTPLAIAASQIRALAAAGRSARYLLPDPVWADIRQEGFYT